A portion of the Luxibacter massiliensis genome contains these proteins:
- the plsX gene encoding phosphate acyltransferase PlsX, which translates to MSDITRVALDAMGGDNAPAGIVQGAVEAVREREDIKILLTGQEDLLKKTLSEYTYPQEQIEVVHASEVIETAEPPVMAIRRKKDSSIVVAMNLVKKGQADAFVSAGSSGAILVGGQVLVGRIKGVERPPLAPLIPTAKGVSLLIDCGANVDARPSHLVQFARMGSIYMEHIMGKKNPTVGIVNIGAEEEKGNALVKETFPLLKACEDIRFVGSVEARDIPSGAVDVVVCEAFVGNVILKLYEGVGGTLIQKIKGSMMTSLRSKIGALLVKPALKATLKDFDASEYGGAPLLGLNGLVVKVHGNSTSKEVRNSIIQCVTFKEQQINEKIKAAIQSGQDGKKD; encoded by the coding sequence ATGTCTGATATTACAAGGGTTGCCCTGGATGCGATGGGCGGAGATAATGCGCCTGCCGGGATTGTGCAGGGGGCAGTTGAGGCCGTCAGAGAGCGGGAGGATATTAAGATTCTGCTGACGGGGCAGGAGGATTTGCTGAAGAAGACGTTATCAGAATATACGTATCCCCAGGAGCAGATTGAGGTTGTCCACGCTTCTGAGGTGATAGAGACTGCGGAACCGCCTGTCATGGCAATCCGCAGGAAGAAGGATTCTTCTATTGTGGTGGCTATGAACCTGGTGAAGAAGGGGCAGGCAGATGCATTTGTATCCGCAGGAAGCTCAGGGGCAATCTTAGTCGGCGGCCAGGTACTGGTCGGCAGGATTAAGGGGGTGGAAAGGCCGCCTCTTGCTCCCCTCATACCGACTGCCAAGGGGGTGTCCCTGCTGATAGACTGTGGCGCTAATGTGGATGCAAGGCCGTCCCACCTGGTTCAGTTTGCACGGATGGGTTCTATATACATGGAGCATATTATGGGGAAGAAGAACCCGACTGTGGGAATCGTCAATATCGGCGCTGAGGAGGAGAAGGGGAATGCACTTGTAAAAGAGACCTTCCCCCTGCTCAAGGCTTGTGAGGATATCCGCTTTGTGGGCAGTGTGGAGGCACGTGATATTCCGTCTGGCGCTGTGGATGTGGTTGTCTGCGAGGCCTTTGTGGGCAATGTGATTCTCAAGCTCTATGAAGGCGTGGGAGGCACTCTGATTCAGAAAATCAAGGGCAGTATGATGACTTCGCTGCGAAGTAAGATTGGGGCACTTCTTGTAAAGCCTGCGCTCAAGGCAACTTTGAAGGATTTTGATGCCAGTGAGTATGGCGGTGCGCCGCTTCTTGGCCTGAATGGCTTGGTTGTCAAAGTACATGGAAATTCTACTTCAAAAGAAGTACGTAATTCGATTATCCAATGCGTCACATTTAAGGAGCAGCAGATCAATGAGAAAATAAAAGCTGCGATCCAGAGTGGGCAGGATGGGAAAAAAGATTAA
- the acpP gene encoding acyl carrier protein, whose protein sequence is MEFEKLQEIIADVLNVPKEEIRPESTFVDDLGADSLDIFQIIMGIEEEFDIEIDNDEAEKIATVQDAVDQIKKVVE, encoded by the coding sequence ATGGAATTTGAGAAGTTACAGGAAATTATTGCAGACGTGTTAAACGTTCCGAAGGAGGAGATCCGTCCGGAATCAACATTTGTAGATGATTTAGGAGCAGATTCGTTAGATATTTTCCAAATAATCATGGGGATTGAAGAAGAATTTGACATTGAGATTGACAATGACGAGGCAGAGAAGATAGCAACTGTGCAGGATGCTGTGGACCAGATTAAAAAGGTTGTAGAATAA
- the rnc gene encoding ribonuclease III, with amino-acid sequence MSDSLKELEKRIGYKFRDFSLLRRAMMHSSFTNEKHLEKHCCNERLEFLGDAVLELVSSEFLFLESPKVSEGELTKTRASMVCEPSLAFCARDIDLGSYLLLGKGEEATGGRLRDSITSDALEALIGAIYLDGGFTNAKEFIHKFILTDLENKKLFFDSKTILQEIVQAQMEGGVSYHLLKEEGPDHNKSFCVEVRLDGRGYGVGIGRTKKAAEQEAAYKAILELKKQK; translated from the coding sequence ATGAGTGATAGTTTAAAAGAGCTGGAAAAAAGAATTGGCTACAAATTCCGGGATTTTTCACTGCTTAGGAGGGCCATGATGCACAGCTCCTTTACAAATGAAAAGCATCTGGAAAAGCACTGCTGCAATGAGAGGCTTGAATTTCTAGGTGATGCAGTGCTGGAGCTTGTTTCCAGTGAATTTCTTTTTTTGGAGTCCCCCAAGGTATCCGAAGGGGAACTGACTAAGACAAGGGCAAGTATGGTCTGCGAGCCCTCCCTGGCATTCTGTGCACGGGACATAGATCTGGGGTCTTACCTGCTGCTTGGGAAGGGTGAGGAGGCGACCGGAGGAAGGCTGAGGGACTCCATCACCTCAGATGCCCTGGAGGCGCTTATCGGCGCGATTTATCTGGACGGTGGTTTTACTAATGCAAAAGAGTTTATACATAAATTTATTCTGACGGACTTAGAGAATAAAAAACTCTTTTTTGATAGCAAGACTATTTTGCAGGAGATCGTGCAGGCCCAAATGGAGGGTGGGGTCTCATACCACCTGCTTAAGGAGGAAGGGCCTGACCACAATAAGTCTTTTTGCGTTGAAGTCCGCCTTGACGGGCGGGGATATGGCGTAGGCATTGGGCGTACTAAAAAAGCGGCGGAGCAGGAGGCGGCATATAAAGCCATACTGGAACTGAAAAAACAAAAATAA
- the smc gene encoding chromosome segregation protein SMC — protein MYLKSIEVQGFKSFANKIKFEFHNGITGIVGPNGSGKSNVADAVRWVLGEQRVKQLRGGSMQDVIFSGTENRRPLSYAFVAITLDNSDHELPVDYEEVTVTRKLYRSGESEYLINGAGCRLKDINEMFYDTGIGKEGYSIIGQGQIDKILSGKPEERRELFDEAAGIVKFKRRKNLSVKKLEEERQNLTRVNDILAELEKQIGPLKRQSEVAREYLKKKEELKVFDINMFLLETERIQEQITQTEGKLKIASEEMQEASVRYEEMKTEYEAIEEEVDQIDYSIEKAKSQLSETTLLKQQLEGQINVLKEQINTVRMNDEHYGNRASTIQIEIETRQAQRAKQEQEKSAVEARLSQVRQADTQARAGLIDVQSRIAAQTAQIEASQAEIMELLNSRASTRAKIQHYSTTQEQITARREALKHKISEVSGEAKKQNEILAAHEEELKAISEEIAAYTEEADRNEQTIERLQKELAGCQDKLRIGQTAYHRESSRLESLKNITERYDGYGNSIRKVMANKEKEKGLLGVVADIIKVDKEYEIAVETALGGNIQNIVTDNEETAKRMIAYLKQNKFGRATFLPLTSMHMKAQIRQAEALGEPGVIGLASTLVHVEDRFRSLAEQLLGRTIVVDHIDNGVRLARKYRQSLRLVTLEGELINPGGSMTGGAFKNSSNLLSRRREIEEFEQTVRMLKRDMDDCERAVNDIKSRRAACYSTIDEIQQKLRKASVIENTARMHVEQVQIRQRESKERYEAYLREEESLKQRLEEILDNEDSIQMELEASEALEKELNIKIEELQKRLEADKAQEAVQLKATEEVHLSFASLEQQHTFILENLGRILEETEKFEAELKELDISKGNASMEIQEREAEIQDLKTAIEDSKELFAEIEEEIKKQVAKREELSMKHKTFLGKREELSRHMSELDKECFRLNSRKESYEEASEKQINYMWEEYEITYNHAMELRNENLTDLAYMKRQTQVLKGEIKKLGDVNVNAIEDYKNVSERYEFLKGQHDDLVEAEATLLKIIDELDGAMRRQFEEQFARISKEFDSVFKQLFGGGKGTLELMEDEDILEAGIRIIAQPPGKKLQNMMQLSGGEKALTAISLLFAIQNLKPSPFCLLDEIEAALDDNNVVRFAKYLHKLTKNTQFIVITHRRGTMTSADRLYGITMQEKGVSTLVSVDLLGEELDK, from the coding sequence ATGTATTTAAAGAGCATTGAGGTGCAGGGGTTTAAGTCTTTTGCCAATAAAATCAAATTTGAGTTCCACAATGGAATTACAGGCATCGTAGGCCCCAATGGCAGCGGCAAGAGTAATGTGGCAGATGCGGTGAGATGGGTCCTTGGGGAGCAGAGGGTTAAGCAGCTTAGGGGCGGGAGCATGCAGGACGTTATTTTTTCAGGGACGGAGAACAGGAGGCCCCTCAGCTATGCTTTCGTGGCAATCACGCTGGATAATTCGGACCATGAGCTTCCTGTAGATTACGAGGAAGTCACGGTGACTAGAAAGCTGTACCGTTCAGGGGAAAGTGAGTATCTTATTAACGGGGCAGGCTGCCGGCTGAAAGATATCAATGAGATGTTTTATGATACTGGGATTGGGAAAGAAGGCTATTCTATTATCGGGCAGGGGCAGATTGATAAGATATTAAGCGGGAAGCCAGAGGAACGCCGTGAGTTGTTCGATGAGGCGGCAGGCATTGTCAAGTTTAAACGCCGGAAGAACCTGTCAGTCAAAAAGCTGGAGGAGGAAAGGCAGAACCTGACACGTGTCAATGATATCCTGGCTGAGCTGGAGAAGCAGATAGGCCCTTTAAAAAGACAGTCCGAGGTTGCAAGGGAATATCTGAAGAAAAAAGAAGAACTGAAAGTATTTGATATTAATATGTTCCTGCTGGAAACGGAGCGTATTCAGGAGCAGATCACACAGACAGAGGGCAAGCTGAAGATTGCCTCTGAGGAGATGCAGGAAGCCAGCGTCAGATATGAGGAGATGAAAACAGAATATGAGGCTATAGAGGAGGAAGTAGACCAGATCGATTACTCTATAGAAAAGGCAAAGAGCCAGCTCAGTGAGACAACACTTTTGAAACAGCAGCTTGAAGGCCAGATCAATGTGCTTAAGGAACAGATCAATACAGTCCGCATGAATGATGAGCACTATGGGAACAGGGCCAGCACAATCCAGATAGAAATTGAGACAAGGCAGGCCCAGAGGGCAAAGCAGGAGCAGGAGAAATCTGCCGTGGAGGCCAGGCTTTCTCAGGTGAGGCAGGCAGATACCCAGGCAAGGGCAGGGCTGATTGACGTACAGTCCAGGATTGCAGCCCAGACTGCCCAGATCGAGGCAAGCCAGGCTGAGATCATGGAGCTCTTAAACAGCCGGGCGTCCACCCGGGCAAAAATCCAGCACTACAGTACTACCCAGGAACAGATTACCGCCCGCAGAGAGGCTCTGAAGCATAAAATTTCAGAGGTATCGGGGGAAGCAAAAAAGCAAAACGAAATCCTGGCTGCCCATGAAGAAGAGCTGAAGGCTATATCGGAAGAGATTGCAGCGTATACAGAAGAGGCGGACAGAAACGAACAGACCATAGAAAGGCTGCAGAAAGAACTGGCAGGCTGCCAGGACAAGCTCAGGATCGGGCAGACGGCGTACCACAGGGAGTCCTCCCGCCTTGAATCCTTAAAAAATATTACGGAGCGTTATGACGGTTACGGCAATAGTATCCGGAAGGTAATGGCGAATAAAGAAAAGGAGAAAGGCCTGCTTGGTGTTGTCGCTGATATCATAAAGGTGGACAAGGAATATGAGATTGCCGTGGAAACCGCCCTGGGGGGAAACATCCAAAATATTGTCACAGACAATGAAGAGACGGCAAAGCGGATGATTGCATATTTAAAACAGAACAAGTTCGGGAGGGCCACATTCCTGCCTCTTACCAGTATGCACATGAAAGCGCAGATACGCCAGGCAGAGGCGCTTGGCGAGCCTGGGGTGATTGGGCTTGCCAGCACGCTGGTCCATGTGGAAGACCGGTTCAGAAGTTTGGCAGAGCAGCTTTTAGGCAGGACGATTGTAGTGGACCATATTGACAATGGCGTCCGGCTGGCCAGAAAGTACAGACAGTCTTTAAGGCTGGTAACTTTGGAAGGGGAACTCATCAATCCGGGAGGATCCATGACAGGAGGCGCATTTAAAAATTCCAGCAACCTTCTGAGCAGGCGCCGTGAGATTGAAGAATTTGAGCAGACTGTCAGGATGCTCAAAAGGGATATGGATGATTGCGAAAGGGCAGTCAATGACATAAAATCCAGGCGTGCCGCGTGTTATAGTACAATCGATGAGATTCAGCAGAAGCTGAGGAAAGCCTCTGTCATTGAAAATACGGCCAGGATGCATGTGGAGCAAGTACAGATTAGGCAGAGAGAGTCAAAGGAACGCTATGAGGCTTATCTGCGGGAGGAAGAGAGTTTAAAGCAGAGGCTCGAAGAGATACTGGACAATGAGGATTCTATCCAGATGGAGCTGGAGGCGTCCGAGGCGCTGGAGAAGGAATTAAATATAAAAATTGAAGAGCTGCAGAAAAGGCTGGAGGCAGACAAGGCGCAGGAAGCCGTGCAGCTGAAAGCAACAGAGGAAGTCCACCTTTCGTTTGCCAGCCTGGAGCAGCAGCATACTTTTATTCTGGAGAACCTGGGGCGCATCCTGGAGGAGACGGAGAAATTCGAGGCAGAATTAAAAGAGCTGGATATCAGTAAGGGAAATGCGTCTATGGAGATTCAGGAGAGAGAGGCAGAAATACAGGATCTTAAAACTGCCATCGAAGATTCAAAGGAGCTATTTGCAGAAATCGAGGAAGAGATTAAAAAACAGGTGGCAAAACGTGAGGAACTCTCCATGAAGCATAAAACATTCTTAGGAAAGCGTGAGGAGCTTTCCAGGCATATGTCAGAACTGGACAAAGAGTGTTTCCGGCTGAACAGCAGAAAAGAGTCCTACGAGGAGGCGTCAGAGAAGCAGATTAATTATATGTGGGAAGAATATGAAATCACATATAACCATGCAATGGAGTTAAGAAATGAAAACCTGACAGACTTAGCATACATGAAACGCCAAACCCAGGTATTGAAAGGCGAGATTAAGAAGCTGGGAGACGTCAATGTCAATGCCATTGAAGATTACAAGAATGTCTCGGAAAGATATGAGTTCTTGAAAGGGCAGCATGACGATCTTGTGGAGGCGGAGGCCACCCTGCTGAAAATTATCGATGAGCTGGATGGAGCCATGAGGAGGCAGTTTGAAGAACAGTTTGCGCGTATATCCAAGGAATTTGACAGCGTATTCAAGCAGCTGTTCGGCGGAGGGAAAGGGACTCTTGAGCTGATGGAAGATGAGGATATCCTGGAGGCCGGCATCCGCATTATCGCACAGCCTCCGGGCAAAAAGCTGCAGAATATGATGCAGCTCTCCGGCGGGGAAAAAGCGCTGACAGCAATCTCCCTTTTGTTTGCCATCCAGAATCTAAAACCGTCACCCTTTTGCCTCCTGGATGAGATTGAGGCTGCCTTAGATGACAATAATGTCGTGCGCTTTGCAAAGTATCTGCATAAGCTGACGAAAAATACACAATTTATTGTTATAACCCACAGGAGAGGCACCATGACGTCTGCGGACCGCCTGTATGGGATTACAATGCAGGAAAAGGGCGTTTCTACTTTAGTATCTGTGGATCTGCTGGGAGAGGAGTTGGACAAGTAG
- the ftsY gene encoding signal recognition particle-docking protein FtsY — MGEKQGFFRRLVTGLTKTRDNIVSGMDSIFHGFSKIDEDFYEELEETLIMGDLGVHTTERIIEDLRQKVKEQHIKEPLACRQLLIDSIRQQMDVGETAYEFEERTSVVFVIGVNGVGKTTTIGKLAGKFHGQHKKVILAAADTFRAAAKEQLKEWAIRAQVEMIGGQEGADPASVVFDAVAAARARKADILLCDTAGRLHNKKNLMEELRKINRVIEREYPEAYKETLVVLDATTGQNALSQAKEFHEVADITGVILTKMDGTAKGGIAVAIQSELGIPVKYIGVGESMDDLQKFDADEFVNALFYSGETEE; from the coding sequence ATGGGAGAAAAGCAGGGTTTTTTTAGAAGGCTCGTGACAGGGCTTACCAAGACAAGAGATAATATTGTGTCCGGCATGGACAGTATTTTCCATGGTTTCTCCAAAATCGATGAGGATTTTTATGAAGAGTTGGAGGAAACCTTGATCATGGGAGATTTAGGTGTCCACACCACGGAGAGAATTATAGAGGACTTGAGGCAAAAGGTGAAGGAGCAGCATATTAAGGAGCCTCTTGCGTGCAGGCAGCTTTTAATTGACAGCATCAGGCAGCAGATGGATGTGGGGGAGACTGCCTATGAATTTGAGGAGAGGACATCCGTTGTCTTTGTGATTGGCGTCAATGGTGTGGGCAAGACGACCACAATTGGAAAACTGGCAGGGAAATTCCATGGGCAGCATAAGAAAGTAATTCTGGCCGCTGCAGATACATTCAGGGCAGCCGCAAAGGAGCAGCTCAAGGAGTGGGCCATCCGGGCCCAGGTGGAAATGATTGGCGGCCAGGAGGGGGCAGACCCGGCTTCCGTGGTGTTTGACGCCGTGGCGGCGGCCAGGGCCAGAAAGGCAGATATCCTTCTCTGCGATACTGCCGGGCGCCTCCATAATAAGAAGAACCTGATGGAGGAACTGCGCAAAATTAACCGGGTCATTGAGAGGGAATACCCGGAGGCATACAAGGAGACCCTGGTAGTGCTGGATGCCACAACTGGCCAGAATGCCCTTTCCCAGGCCAAAGAGTTCCATGAGGTGGCAGATATTACAGGGGTTATCCTGACGAAGATGGACGGGACAGCAAAAGGGGGGATAGCTGTCGCCATCCAGTCAGAGCTGGGGATTCCTGTGAAATATATCGGCGTAGGCGAAAGCATGGATGATTTACAGAAATTTGATGCAGATGAATTTGTAAATGCACTATTTTACAGCGGAGAAACAGAAGAATAG
- the ilvA gene encoding threonine ammonia-lyase translates to MLTLEKFEEASEIVKQVTIPTKLVYSDYLSAQTEGRIYLKPENMQHTGAYKLRGAYYKISTLSKEERERGLITASAGNHAQGVAYAAKKYGCRATIVMPTVTPLIKVNRTKSYGAEVILHGDVYDDACAYAYELAEKEGLTFVHPFDDLDVATGQGTITMEIIQELPTVDYIVAPIGGGGLITGVATLAKMLNPKIKVIGVEPSPAASMTAALAAGEVVELDSADTIADGTAVKAVGIQNLAYVQQNVDDILLVDDDELIGVFLDMVENHKMIVENSGLLSVAALKQMDVKGKKVVCILSGGNMDVITMSSIVQHGLIQRDRIFSVSVLLPDKPGELVRVAATIADEQGNVIKLEHNQFVSTNRNAAVELRITMEAFGTEHKHRILNALEKNGFRPKLISAKLY, encoded by the coding sequence ATGTTGACATTGGAGAAGTTTGAAGAGGCAAGTGAAATCGTAAAGCAGGTGACAATTCCCACAAAGCTCGTGTACAGTGATTATTTGAGTGCCCAGACAGAGGGCAGGATATATTTAAAGCCTGAAAATATGCAGCATACGGGGGCCTACAAATTAAGAGGCGCATACTATAAAATCAGCACCTTGTCAAAGGAAGAGCGGGAAAGAGGGCTGATCACTGCCTCGGCAGGGAATCATGCCCAGGGCGTGGCATATGCGGCTAAAAAGTACGGATGCAGGGCAACCATTGTGATGCCCACAGTGACGCCCCTGATTAAGGTGAACCGGACGAAGAGTTATGGTGCAGAAGTGATCCTTCACGGGGATGTTTATGATGACGCCTGCGCATATGCCTATGAACTGGCAGAAAAAGAAGGCCTTACTTTTGTGCATCCTTTTGATGACCTGGATGTGGCCACAGGCCAGGGGACAATCACAATGGAGATTATACAGGAGCTGCCCACTGTGGACTATATTGTAGCGCCCATCGGGGGCGGGGGACTGATTACCGGCGTGGCTACACTGGCGAAGATGCTGAACCCCAAGATCAAAGTGATAGGTGTAGAGCCTTCCCCGGCTGCCAGCATGACGGCAGCCCTTGCCGCGGGAGAGGTTGTTGAGCTTGACAGTGCAGATACCATCGCCGACGGAACAGCAGTCAAGGCTGTTGGGATTCAGAATTTGGCATACGTACAGCAGAATGTCGACGATATACTTTTGGTGGATGATGATGAACTTATCGGCGTATTTTTAGATATGGTGGAAAACCATAAGATGATTGTGGAAAACTCAGGCCTTTTGTCCGTCGCAGCCTTAAAACAGATGGACGTAAAGGGAAAGAAAGTTGTCTGCATTTTAAGCGGCGGCAATATGGACGTGATCACCATGTCCTCAATCGTGCAGCACGGCCTGATTCAGCGTGATAGAATTTTCTCTGTCTCAGTCCTCCTTCCCGACAAGCCGGGCGAGTTGGTGAGAGTGGCAGCCACGATTGCAGATGAACAGGGCAACGTAATTAAGCTGGAGCATAACCAGTTTGTGAGTACGAACCGCAATGCGGCAGTGGAGCTTCGTATTACTATGGAAGCATTTGGGACAGAACATAAGCATAGGATTTTAAATGCATTGGAGAAAAATGGGTTCAGGCCTAAATTAATCAGTGCAAAGCTATATTAG
- a CDS encoding ribose-phosphate pyrophosphokinase yields MSNIELLEKTLPIAPLKIAAMENCRQLGERVNDYIVAFRKGTVCEVKPSPLYVNYESLNYLVDCSCPRFGSGEAKGILKESIRGTDLFIMTDVCNYSLTYTVNGHLNHMSPDDHYQDLKRIISAANGKARRINVIMPFLYESRQHKRTKRESLDCAIALEELASMGTTNIITFDAHDPRVQNAIPLHGFDSFNPPYQFMKALFRAVPDFKADKEHLMIISPDEGAMHRAVYFSNVLGVEMGMFYKRRDYSTVVNGKNPIVAHEFLGADVQGKDVIIVDDMISSGESMLDVAKQLKERRAARVFVCTTFGLFTEGFSKFDTYYEKGYLDRVITTNLTYLPPEVDEKPYFVKADMSKFLALIIDSLNHDTTIGAVLNPTDKIHALLERHRVD; encoded by the coding sequence ATGTCAAATATTGAACTACTGGAAAAGACCCTTCCGATAGCGCCCCTGAAAATCGCAGCCATGGAGAACTGCAGACAATTGGGGGAACGGGTAAATGACTATATTGTTGCCTTCCGAAAAGGCACAGTCTGTGAGGTAAAGCCTTCTCCCCTCTACGTCAATTATGAGTCTCTGAATTATCTCGTGGACTGTTCCTGTCCCCGTTTTGGTTCCGGTGAGGCCAAAGGGATCCTCAAAGAAAGCATCCGCGGGACAGATTTGTTTATCATGACAGACGTATGCAACTACAGCCTTACCTATACAGTCAATGGGCACTTAAACCATATGTCTCCCGATGACCATTATCAGGATCTTAAAAGAATCATCTCTGCTGCCAATGGAAAAGCGCGCAGAATCAATGTAATTATGCCTTTCCTCTATGAGAGCCGCCAGCATAAACGTACAAAAAGAGAGTCCCTGGACTGTGCGATTGCACTGGAAGAGCTGGCTTCTATGGGAACCACAAATATTATCACTTTTGACGCCCACGATCCAAGAGTCCAAAATGCAATCCCCCTTCACGGTTTTGACAGCTTTAACCCGCCTTATCAGTTTATGAAAGCACTTTTCCGCGCTGTGCCGGACTTCAAGGCAGATAAAGAACATCTCATGATTATCAGTCCCGATGAAGGGGCCATGCACCGTGCCGTATACTTTTCCAATGTACTGGGGGTGGAAATGGGCATGTTCTATAAACGCAGGGACTACTCTACAGTCGTCAACGGCAAAAACCCCATCGTGGCCCATGAATTTTTAGGAGCCGACGTACAGGGCAAGGATGTGATTATTGTTGACGATATGATATCCTCCGGTGAAAGCATGCTGGATGTGGCAAAGCAGCTTAAAGAACGCAGGGCTGCCAGAGTATTCGTATGCACCACCTTCGGCCTGTTCACAGAAGGCTTCAGCAAATTTGATACATATTATGAAAAAGGTTATCTGGACCGTGTCATCACCACCAACCTGACATACCTGCCTCCTGAGGTAGATGAAAAGCCATATTTTGTAAAGGCCGATATGAGTAAGTTCCTTGCCCTCATCATAGATTCCCTGAACCACGACACGACCATCGGCGCTGTTTTAAACCCAACAGATAAAATCCATGCACTTCTTGAGAGACATCGGGTTGATTGA
- a CDS encoding DUF512 domain-containing protein, whose protein sequence is MNHEHIVSFVQPGSIGEEMGIEPGDRLLSMNGNEITDVFDYHFYAEEEEVVLLIEKPDKEQWELEIEKEAGEALGLEFEQSLMDEYRSCRNKCMFCFIDQMPPGMRQTLYFKDDDSRLSFLQGNYITLTNMSDHDVERIVKYRLEPINISFHTTNPQLRCKMLHNRFAGDALKKVDILYKGGIEMNGQIVLCKGVNDGGELERSIRDLTEYLPYLKSVSVVPVGLTKFREGLYPLEPFTREEAALVLETIHKWQDKIFAEHGTHFIHAGDEWYILAGQEVPRKEKYDGYLQLENGVGMLRLLLDEFEEGFRKLKGDARVRRLSLATGKLAYPYLKDMLKRLNQKFPNVQVSLYEIRNDFFGRQITVSGLITGQDLTAQLSGKELGDRLLLPCSMLKTDEDIFLDDFTLGDVESALQVEIDIVKSSGQDLIDAVLGNDV, encoded by the coding sequence ATGAACCATGAGCATATCGTAAGCTTTGTCCAACCCGGCAGTATTGGGGAAGAGATGGGAATTGAACCCGGGGACAGGCTTCTTAGCATGAATGGAAATGAGATCACAGACGTTTTTGATTATCATTTCTATGCAGAGGAGGAGGAGGTCGTCCTCCTTATAGAAAAACCAGATAAAGAGCAGTGGGAGCTGGAGATAGAGAAGGAGGCCGGGGAGGCTTTAGGGTTGGAGTTTGAACAGAGCCTGATGGATGAGTACCGTTCATGCAGAAATAAGTGTATGTTCTGTTTTATTGACCAGATGCCCCCGGGAATGCGCCAGACCCTGTATTTTAAGGATGATGATTCCAGGCTTTCTTTTTTGCAGGGAAACTATATCACCCTGACAAATATGAGTGACCATGATGTGGAAAGGATTGTAAAATACCGCCTGGAGCCTATCAATATATCTTTCCACACCACGAACCCCCAATTACGGTGTAAGATGCTCCACAACCGGTTTGCTGGGGACGCACTGAAAAAGGTGGATATCCTATATAAGGGCGGGATTGAGATGAATGGGCAGATTGTCCTATGTAAGGGCGTGAATGACGGCGGGGAACTGGAACGAAGCATCCGCGACCTGACAGAATATCTTCCATATTTAAAAAGTGTATCTGTGGTGCCTGTGGGACTGACAAAGTTCAGGGAGGGGTTATACCCTCTTGAGCCGTTTACAAGGGAGGAGGCAGCTTTAGTCCTGGAGACAATACACAAATGGCAGGATAAGATATTTGCAGAACACGGCACCCATTTTATACATGCGGGGGATGAGTGGTATATCCTAGCCGGGCAGGAGGTTCCGCGGAAAGAAAAATATGACGGCTACCTGCAGCTGGAAAATGGCGTGGGTATGCTGAGGCTTCTGCTGGATGAATTTGAGGAGGGTTTCAGGAAGCTTAAAGGGGACGCCAGGGTGAGAAGGCTGTCCCTTGCAACAGGTAAATTGGCGTATCCCTACTTAAAAGACATGCTTAAAAGGCTGAACCAGAAATTTCCCAATGTCCAAGTATCTTTATATGAGATAAGAAATGATTTTTTTGGCAGGCAGATTACGGTGTCCGGGTTAATTACAGGGCAGGACCTGACAGCGCAGCTTTCAGGGAAAGAGTTGGGGGACAGGCTATTGCTTCCATGCAGTATGCTGAAAACAGATGAGGACATATTTCTGGATGATTTTACTCTTGGGGATGTGGAGAGTGCTTTACAAGTAGAGATAGATATTGTAAAATCAAGCGGTCAGGACCTGATTGATGCAGTCCTGGGAAATGATGTATAA